Proteins co-encoded in one Prunus persica cultivar Lovell chromosome G6, Prunus_persica_NCBIv2, whole genome shotgun sequence genomic window:
- the LOC18772358 gene encoding mitogen-activated protein kinase kinase kinase NPK1: MVRGTHVYIYIANGPFGSTKNKTHKISEMGKVNFHGCSQSLSQSHTVSWVRGKCIGKGSFGTVSIGVSKSDGQVFAVKSVDRAACLPGQLESLENEIRILRSLSSPHVVKYLGDDVSCETTSSTASFRNLHMEYLPGGTVAADVDETTLRSRTWCVVSALRYVHSRGIVHCDVKGKNVLVGPAPDQAKLADFGSAMVLSDHTCTGPIVPRGSPLWMAPEVINREYQGPESDVWSLGCTVIEMVTGKPAWEDRGVDTLARIGLSGGLPRFPNQLSETGRDFLEKCLMRDPKERWSCDQLLQHPFLASVSPNAVADSSPRCVLDWVNSEFGDDHEEDCEASARERIGKLATNTGANWESDGWTAVRGADCCKVEVEADGASSCEEGTSWEYSDVRAVDLECKKFGGCDSVERARNYYCDGGRCAAVGSSGWCGWKRVCLAVERVGIRRSCGSLCNLCRSMLFLFLYSLVIFMNKLLIIFICYIVYVSLSWHGECT; this comes from the coding sequence ATGGTTCGCGGCAcgcatgtgtatatatatatagccaaTGGCCCATTTGGGtcgaccaaaaacaaaacacacaaaatttcCGAGATGGGAAAAGTGAACTTTCATGGCTGCTCTCAATCTCTATCTCAATCCCACACGGTTTCTTGGGTAAGAGGGAAGTGTATAGGGAAGGGGTCCTTTGGCACTGTGAGCATCGGGGTCAGCAAATCGGACGGTCAAGTCTTCGCCGTCAAGTCGGTGGATCGCGCCGCGTGTCTTCCCGGTCAGCTGGAGTCACTGGAGAACGAAATTCGGATTCTCCGGTCGCTCTCCTCGCCGCACGTCGTCAAGTACCTCGGAGACGACGTGTCGTGCGAGACAACCAGTTCCACGGCGTCGTTTCGGAATCTCCACATGGAGTACTTGCCAGGTGGCACCGTCGCTGCCGACGTGGACGAAACGACGTTGCGTTCTCGCACCTGGTGTGTCGTTTCTGCGCTGAGGTACGTCCACTCGAGAGGCATTGTTCACTGCGACGTCAAAGGGAAGAATGTCCTGGTGGGCCCCGCTCCGGACCAAGCCAAGCTGGCCGATTTCGGTTCGGCGATGGTGCTTTCCGACCACACGTGTACGGGCCCGATCGTTCCACGCGGAAGCCCGCTGTGGATGGCACCGGAGGTAATTAACCGAGAATATCAGGGGCCGGAGTCCGACGTCTGGTCTCTGGGCTGCACGGTGATCGAGATGGTAACCGGAAAGCCTGCGTGGGAGGATCGCGGGGTGGACACGCTGGCTCGAATCGGGTTGTCGGGCGGGTTGCCCCGTTTCCCGAACCAGTTGTCGGAAACGGGTCGCGATTTTCTCGAGAAGTGTCTTATGAGAGACCCGAAGGAGCGATGGAGCTGCGATCAGTTGCTGCAGCATCCATTCTTGGCTTCCGTGTCGCCCAATGCGGTCGCCGACTCGTCCCCTCGCTGCGTGCTCGACTGGGTTAACTCCGAGTTCGGAGATGATCACGAGGAGGACTGCGAGGCTTCTGCGAGGGAGCGGATTGGTAAATTGGCGACGAATACAGGGGCAAATTGGGAATCGGATGGATGGACTGCGGTGAGGGGCGCGGACTGTTGCAAAGTAGAAGTAGAAGCAGATGGCGCGAGTTCGTGTGAGGAAGGGACAAGTTGGGAATATTCAGATGTAAGAGCGGTAGATTTGGAATGTAAAAAATTCGGTGGCTGTGATTCAGTGGAGCGGGCACGTAATTATTACTGTGACGGTGGGAGGTGCGCGGCGGTTGGCTCCAGCGGTTGGTGTGGGTGGAAAAGGGTATGTTTGGCGGTGGAGAGAGTAGGGATAAGAAGGTCTTGTGGCAGCTTGTGTAATTTGTGTAGAAGCAtgttatttctatttttatattctttggTAATATTCatgaataaattattaattatttttatttgttatattGTTTATGTTTCATTATCTTGGCATGGAGAATGCACGTGA